In Bacteriovorax sp. PP10, the genomic window TGGAACTGATCACACTGACCCGGATTTTAAATACGTTCAGATCGACTATTACCCGATGAAAGATGAAGAAGAAAAAATCAAAAGTATCGTAACGGTTGGTACTGATAAAACTCTTGAAATACAGGCCGTAGAAAAGAAGAAAGAAAACGACTTATACGTTGCCATGATTATTAAGATTTTAAATAACAAGACTCACTTTAAGTCGTTCTGCGATGAAGCTGACAGCATCCTGAATCAGTTCTCTACTGTTTACGACAGAAATCTAAACGTTATCCACTTCGACCTCGCGATGATGCTCTTCCACACGTTAAACGGTGGTTTTGGTATGTACTCGCTTTCAAAACTTCAAGTCGAGGCCCGCGGTTACGAAAGTCTTGTAACAGCTTCGAAGGAAGCAGGCATGGACCCTGATGAATACAATGAATCATTAATGACACAAGTTGAGTCCATCAGAACAAACTTTAATACTGTAAAAAAAGAGCTGGATTCATTACTTGGAACATCTTTTTACGGTGGAGAGAACTTCAAAGAAATTCCACTTTCAGCTATCAACAGTCTAAAAGATCTTATCAATCAAAATTCATCGAAAGAGCTTCGCGATATGTTCTATGAAGTTGTCGTAAAAGAGCCGGTCATCGACTACTTTAAGGCCTATGAAGATGTATGCTTTAAAGCTGCAGAAAAAACAGGTAAGGAATTTACTGGAATTGAATTTCACAATGCAGAGTTAAAAATCGAGCCGACTCATCTGCTTGAATTCTTCAACGTTCTTATTCACCTTTTCAGAAACTGTATTGACCACGGGATCGAAACTCCTGCAGTCAGAAGAGAGCTTGGCAAAAGCGCTGCCGGAAAAATTATTGTGGCCTTTGATATGTTAAAAAATGAAAAAGAAAACTTATTCTGCTTAAATATTCAGGATGACGGATCGGGTATCAACAGCGACATCATTAAAAGAAAATACAGCGAAAAAAACCCGGACATCGATATTTCAAACTACACGGAAGATGAAATTATCAACATCATCTTTGACCCGTTCTTCTCGACAAGGGATGAAGTCAGCGCCCTCTCAGGACGTGGTGTAGGTATGTCAGCAATTAAAGAAGTTGTAGAAAAATTAGGTGGAAGAATTGAAATTGAAACTGCTGTAGGGCGTGGATCAAGCTTCCTATTTTTTATCCCCTTACAAGACGCTTAACCTTTTTAAACTGCCCTACTACCGTGGGGCTTTTTCTTTCCATTCTTGTATTCAATTCATAAAAAAATTATTTATTCAATAGAACATGATTGTGAAAAGCAATGTAAATTGCGAGATGATCCTCAAGGCGTCTTGGGTCTTTAGTCGTGCACCACGTTTTCCTGATAAGTCGATTGATGTTTGCTCGAAGCATCGCACAAGTGTGATTGAGTATAAAAAGAGGATCACGCCGAAGTTTTTTTAGCTCCCCTTGTCCGACGACTGAACCTCGACCACCTTTGTACTGAAAATAAGTTGCGTGTGGAAAAAATCTCTCAACAGCTGGAGCATACAAATTGTGTTCATCACTTTCAATCTTTGCAGCTTGATCTACAAATGGTGAAACTTTATTCAGCAAGTTATATAAATGTTCTTTATGAGTGCTTTTTCTCTTTCCATATTTACGTCTGGAAAGAGTCGCAAGATGTCCGAATGCTGGAATTTGAGAGACGGCAGTTCCCAGAATGAATCTTCTTTTTGCATCTACTGCGATTGTGATTGATAGTGGCTTTAGTTTCGTATGCTCGGTCGTTATAAGATCGTCAAACTGGAGGTGGACAGTTTTATCTGTACCAATCTTTCTTAAGAGATCTTCATGCATAACTCTGGATTTTTGAGCAAGATAGCGCAATTTTCTATCGACCGTCGTTCGATGGACGCGCAAAATTAGCGCTGACCTTCGCATCGAGACTCCTGAAGCAAGGATATTAAACAGTTCAATATTTACTCTTCTTTTCTTTTGTTTCCACTCAAGCGTGTGAGTTGATGCCGAGAATTTTCTTTGGCAACACTGACATTTAAATCTTTGAATTCTTCGAGAGTCATCTTTTCGAAAATAGTGCCCATCCTTTTTACAAAAGGTCATGGTTTGATAGTATGAGCATTCTAAATTAGGGCAGCCGCTAGTCATGCCAATGAGGATGCAAGAAAGAATGAAGTTCTAAAATTACAGATGCCTAAAATAATTGGAAAAATTAAAGAACAAATTCAAGAAATGAAGATTATTAATGAAAATAATAGATGTGCAAAGCCCCACTCTAGTGGGGCAGTTTTTAACCTTTTTTAAGTTTTCCCATTACTTTTTCTTTCACGATAAAGGGGTCATACGGTTTAATAATATAATCAGTGGCCCCTCCCATAATCGCTTTAATAATTGTCGATTTTTCGTTTTCAGTGCTCACAATAAAAATCGGAATTTTTTTATAACCTTCAACACCTCTTAGGTGTTTAAGCAAAGTCAGCCCATCCATTTCTGGCATATTAATATCTGAAAAAATAATTTCATAATAATTGCCGTTCAATGCTTCGGCCCTTAGATGATCCCAGGCCTGCTTACCATCTTCACACTGTTTCATATTTTGAAAACCCAGCTCAGTCAAAATACGAACCAGATCAGAGCGCATTGAAGGTAAATCATCAACAATAAGAATTTTGCTATCGAGTCCAAGTGCCATATAAGTTGCCTCTGAGAAATTTGATAAGGTTCTATATTATAAAATCATTCTAAGCGGAGTTTTAAAAATTATAAAGGAAAAAACTTTATCGTTGATAAGCATATTGATTTCATCATCTTAAGAAGGAGAAAAAGAGGCGATTATTAAGGCAAACTAAACATCAACAAATCAGGCATCCCAGTAGTTACTTTATAAGTTGGCACTAGTGCAGATAGGACGTTTTATTCGTTTCGGCCGGCAATGAAAAATGAAATGTTGAGCCCTTCCCCGGTTCACTTTCTGCCCATATTTTTCCATGATGAGTCTCCACTACAATTTTCGCGATAGCGAGCCCAAGCCCGGTGCCCTGACTAGCAGTATCCTTGACCTGCCAGTAACGATCAAATACATGCTCAAGCTGATCATGGCTCATTCCATATCCAGTGTCATGAATGGAGATAACGGCGTTCTCACTTTCATACTTCATCATAATATGAATTTGCCCACCATTTGGCGTGAATTTCAATGCATTCCCTACAATATTCGAGATCACCTGCTCGACTCGTCCCTGATCACAAACAATTGTCTTACCACAGTCATCAAGATCGGATGTAATTTGAATATCTTTTGATTGAGCAATAGGTCGGAATTGTTCGATAACTTCTTTCGTAAATTTCGCCAGGTCACATTCAACAGGTTCAAGCACTAATTTTCCGGCCTCTAATTTTGTATGATCAAGTAAATCAGAGATAAGCTTTTCCATTTTATCGACTGACCTAAAAATAATCGTCAGCCCTTTAGAAACTTCATAGTCTTCCGGGCAAGGACTTTTAGCAATCTTTTTTTCTACATACTGCAGCCCCAGACGGATAGAAGAAAGAGGATTTTTTAAGTCGTGAGAAACGGTATCGACTATCTCTTTCCTCGCATTTGAAATAAAGGCGTCTTTTTCTTCTGCTTTCTTTTTTTCTCTCACAACTTTAACAAAAAGAGCAGTGATCATGCCGGCAAAAGCAATACAGATGATTGAAGCGATGGCGAGAAAGAAGATAATTTTTCGAGAAAGTACAGCATCTTCCTTCTTGGCATCTTCAAAATCACGCATTTTTGTACTGACAAGAGTTTGCAGGAGCTCAGGTAAGCTTACATCCGTATGAAGAGTTTTAAGATTTTTAAAGTATTGATTAACTTTCTGAGGAGAGACGCCAGATCGACTCATAGCAATTCCTTTTAATCCTTCTTCATGCATATTTTTCTCAGCAAGAAAAATATCATCCAGCAATTTAACTTCCTGCGGATCATTGAGCATGCTTTTTAATTTTGCCAGAATAGCTGTGAAGTCTTTGCGATTGTTTTCAAATGAATTAAGAATTTCATCATCACCAGATAAAACATAAATAGGCATCGCCGCAAATTGCATAGAAATTTCATAGTGAAGTTTTTGAGCAAGAATCAATTCTTCTGCATGTCCGGAAACGAGTTGATTTTGTTCTTCTACAATTTTATTTAAGGAGATCATTGCAAAAACAATAAATCCTAACAGAAAGAAAAGCGTAAGAAATATGTTGATATATAATTTGCGGTAGAATCCATCCATTCTGCATAATCCCTGACATTTTATTTACTAAGAATAGGCCTCTTGATAATGAAGATCACTGCGCTCGGCGTATAATTTATTTATGAAGATTTCTGCACAAGTCTCTTGAACATTAACAAAGTAAACTCAGTGGGTAATGATAGATTTACCGACTGATTAAGGTTGTTATCCCCCCCACCTGGTCAAACTTTTCACTTAAAACCCGCTAAAGATAGTGAATTTTTTACACACCAGAATTCACTCTATAGAACTTTTGCTACTCTCCCCAAAAATCACATGGATCACTTATGAAAAACTTGTTTTTATTCCTCACTTTAATTCTATCAACTCAGTTGAAGGCCGAAACAAAACTTTCTGCCGAAATGGTGATTGATGACTTGCAATTCCAAAGACCAGTTAAAGGTGTGGGACGTGCCGGAACTCTAATTTTTAAAAGCGCCAATGTTAACAACAATGGAATTATTCTTAATTTAACAAACGTTAATAAATTCTTTGATTCACAAATTTTCTTACGTCCAACTTTCCTTGGATTTACAACTCAGTTTGGAAATTACGGTTTTACACTTGAAGAAAATAATATGCTGACGTCTATCCAGACAATGCAACTTCAAAACTCAAACTTCATCCTTGACGACAACCAGTTAAACCTTTCTGGCGAACACTTAAAATTCGTTAATGCTGATACAGATGTAATGCTGAAAAAGTTCAGACTTTATTGTCAAAGTTCAGTCAATGCAGATCTGGTTACAAGCTGCCTGAACTATCTAACGTTGAATGGTACCAACACTGCTGAAAACGTTTATGCGACACTAGACTACAAAGGTGTAAACCTTAAAACCGGTGACAAGACCGCACTTCTGGCGAAAGTTAAAACTGTCGACATCAGAAAAACGAATCTTTCAATGACCATGGCCAATCTAAAATCAGTAAGCAATGACTCTTACATCATCAGCGCTGATACAGTTAATTTAAAATGTGCCAAAGACCCGAGTCTTACAACTTTTGATACTGATAAATTAACAAAAGACTGTTTAAACAATTTAAAAATTGCCCCACTAAAAGCGAGCTTGGTTGATAACGTGGCCAAATCGACCTTCAATCTGGATGTAAAAGATATCGCGGTAGAAAAGAAAATTGTCTACCTTGCTTTAAACAGCGGAACTCTTTCTGATGCTGTCTCAACAACTTTTATCAGCGACATGTTACTTAACTGCAGAAAAGAAACAGATACAGACCTTCTGGAGTTAAACCAGGTTATTAAAGACTGTATCACTTACACTCGTATCAATATCGGTGAAGTGAAAAGTACTAAGCCAGATGACAATAAAGGAAGCTCGATAAAAAAGATCGCTGTGAACTCAGACGGCGGGAAGATGCTTATCCAGGCCGACGTTAAAATTATCGGATTTACTTCTAGAGTTTCAATCTACGCTATGGGTGCTTTTAACGATACGACGGGGAAGTTAACTCTTACAGTAACTGACACTAAACTCCCACTGGGATTTACATCAGTGAAATTACTAATGTACTTCCTTAAAAAGAATTTAATTTCTAAAGATGTGACTTACCAAAATAACAATATTATTATTTCCCTATAGAGGTATTTATGAAAAGTTTATTAATTGCTCTGTCTCTTGTCCCTACACTTTCTTTTGCAAGCATCTACAGCTGCTCTGGTGCTGGGTTTTCTATTGAATTAACTGGAGCTCCAGTTGAAATGAAAGTTGCTGGTAACGGCTTCAATTCTATGGCACAAAACGTTCGCGTTTCTCAAACGTTTGATACAGTTGTTACTGGAAATATTGCGGCACCTGCTGCAACTGTTAAATTAACAATCAAAGACGCAAGCTTTGGAAACCCTGGCGACAGATTCAATGCTGGTCTTCAGGTCTCATCAGCAGCTGGTGTACAGGATTATTCTGGTGTTGTTTGTATTAGAGGTAATGAGTAATTATTCAAAGAAAATTTAGATATGCCAGACGCAAGTCTGGCACTTCGAAATGAATACTACGCTTTTGCTTTCTGCATTCTCTTAGCTGATTTCGCTAAAATCTCGATATAAAAACTCGCAGCTTCTTCGCTTACTTCTTTATCAATCAATTTATTGATCTCAGAAACGTGAATAGTGGCAGCGCTTTCTTTATCTTTTCCGAATTTACAATCGAAGTCCCAGAAGTCTGAACCTTCTGCTACTGTCTTTCTTCTTTCTCTGGCGATGTATTTATTGATCTCGTGCTTTACAGCGTCTACCTGACGAGCTGGAGCTAATTTAGTGTCTGTAAGTTTGAACTCTTTTTTCATTGTCTATAATCCTTAGGTATTGCTTTCTTGATGATTAGCATAAAAAAGACCTCATCACAAGGAACTCGCTTTCAAATAGAAGTGATTTGGCCTCTAAAGGCCCTGCCTAAATGTTGGACAGGTGTCTTTTTTCTAGTGTTTTAGAGGGAGGGGCGGATAACTAACCCATAAGATTCACATTCATAAGATCTGGCCTCTTATTTGCGATAGATAGCTCATTATACTTTAAACGAGTGAGTCTTTATGAAATACCTAATGATGCTTCTTCTTTTACCCGTACTGGCACATGCCTCAGAAGGAGATGCCTTTAGCGCCCGTCTTTTTACCGACTATAAAGACATGGAGCCGCTACTTAATGATGAAGTCAACAGACGAATGTCCGAGGCCCTTGTTAAGGCCAATAAAAAGAAACACGCTTGTGCCCCTGAAGTGGCCATCAAAGCAATGGAAGGCGAATTCCTCCGTCCAGTGGTTGGTGTTTTCGAATTCTGGTCATCACACAATAGTGTCCTTCAAGGCCATTATATAAAAATTAGTAATTCAATTTATAAAGATTTAAAAATCTCTGAGAACTGGCCGGTCCAACTTGGAAAATTTGGAATGGCGACATTTTTTAATGTTAATGGAACACTGGTGGCCTCGGATAAATTTGGTCACTTCTTTGATGAAGGCCATACTTATTACGATATGGTTAACAGACAAGGTCTTCCAATGCAGGATGCGCTTAATAAAGGGATTTCCCTTGAAGAAGGTATTTATGGGTATGAGAGATCTGCTGTCTTCTCATATGGCGACTTAGTGGCCAACCGTAATGGGTATGAGTTCTGGAACAATTTATTAAATGAAAAAGACGGTGATAATTATATTGGTTGTGAAGATTCTAAATTTTATTTAAGAAAACAATTCAAATTCAGCAAGTATGTTGATGATGGTTGGGATGAAGCTATCAACTGTAGCAAGTACTCTAACAAATCTGTTGAAGACAGAGTCATGAAAGTTATTGCTGAACTTGAAAAATCATCAGGACAAAAATTAGCTTGTCCGGCCGAAAGAGAAAAATGTGCAGCGATCGTTAAAAAATATCAGTCAGAAAAAGAATATCTAATAAGTCCGATGTGCTACTGATGAACAAGGCGCACCAGCGCTTTGGCGGGAATTGAATCTCTATAAGCTTTTCGCTGATAAAACTCACTTATGATTTGATTATATCTTCCCGATTGTTTGAGAATATTTAATCCAGTATTAAATTTTTTCA contains:
- a CDS encoding response regulator, which translates into the protein MALGLDSKILIVDDLPSMRSDLVRILTELGFQNMKQCEDGKQAWDHLRAEALNGNYYEIIFSDINMPEMDGLTLLKHLRGVEGYKKIPIFIVSTENEKSTIIKAIMGGATDYIIKPYDPFIVKEKVMGKLKKG
- a CDS encoding sensor histidine kinase, whose protein sequence is MISLNKIVEEQNQLVSGHAEELILAQKLHYEISMQFAAMPIYVLSGDDEILNSFENNRKDFTAILAKLKSMLNDPQEVKLLDDIFLAEKNMHEEGLKGIAMSRSGVSPQKVNQYFKNLKTLHTDVSLPELLQTLVSTKMRDFEDAKKEDAVLSRKIIFFLAIASIICIAFAGMITALFVKVVREKKKAEEKDAFISNARKEIVDTVSHDLKNPLSSIRLGLQYVEKKIAKSPCPEDYEVSKGLTIIFRSVDKMEKLISDLLDHTKLEAGKLVLEPVECDLAKFTKEVIEQFRPIAQSKDIQITSDLDDCGKTIVCDQGRVEQVISNIVGNALKFTPNGGQIHIMMKYESENAVISIHDTGYGMSHDQLEHVFDRYWQVKDTASQGTGLGLAIAKIVVETHHGKIWAESEPGKGSTFHFSLPAETNKTSYLH
- a CDS encoding DUF6172 family protein → MKKEFKLTDTKLAPARQVDAVKHEINKYIARERRKTVAEGSDFWDFDCKFGKDKESAATIHVSEINKLIDKEVSEEAASFYIEILAKSAKRMQKAKA